AGCCGCCACCATGCAAAATCCAACATGCAACACACGGGAGACGGGGCAAACAATGCTCTAGCGCGTGTCGAGTGCTTGCAGAGtgtattgtgtgtgtgtgtgtgtgtgtgcctgtggtTTGTGTGGGTCATGCACTCAAGCGCACTTGTAATCAGATTTCTAAAAGCGTGCTGCATACTTTATGGCGTCATTCTCCTGTTTTGCTTTTTTTCGTTGGGGTTGTTAACCCGACGATACAACAGCCACAGTCCACAGTCCCCAGCCAGGTCCTGGTCCCTTCCTTCCTTCCCACTCGACTGTTGCATAAATGGATGATGAATAAAGTCCCGGGAGTGCTGTGGGAGTGGGacagggactgggactgggtgCATGCCACAAAGTCACAGAGGGCGAAAGGCGACAGAACCCTTCCAGGGCccttccatttccattcaattGCAGTGGTGTACAGTGAACACAAACCAGGCAAACCTGGTTGAAAGTTAATTATTGTGTGTCGGGGTCACTTTTAAGGGTCATTCGGCACCGTCCTCGACTGGTTCGGATCTGCGCGTTTCTTCGGTTCACTTGAGCCACTTGATGGTGCACATAACACCAATATGAACATATAGTGCAGCCTCATCTCAGATGATGGTTAAGTTGGGTTAAGACCCTTGGTGATCACTGAATCATGCTTAGGAATAGGTGACCCCGACCACATATCACTATATCTGCATTCTCAATTCCAAGTCGATCGCTCAAATGAATGTAAATGGCAATGGAATGTGGATCAGGGAAGTTTGCATAAAAAGTGACCGACAACACTCGGCTTTCCGCATCAGGTGACCCCGATGACCCGCCCAACCTTTCGTGTCTAGCTTTTGCTCGTACTACAATTTGATTCGCTTATTTCCTGCTCGACTCCCCGGTATTCTCTCAAAATGTCTGCGGCCGGAGGGCATCAAGTATTCATTGGGGCACAAGACATACAAAAGAATTGGCCGCGTACTCTGGCCTGGAAATGTCCATTAGGGGTGGGGAGGAGCCTGGTTCCTGGGAGTCGTTGCATCTGGACAGAGGGCAAACAGAAACCGCAATTGAAACAAAAACGGGACGGACTCTTGTTGGGGTCGTGGCACTCGTCCAAACACAAGGCACAACAAACTTTCAATTGACCTATTTTGCGGTCGGGCTAAGGGTGCGTGGTGCTTAAGTGCGGGCGGTGGTGCGATGGTGCGGTGGTTGTGTGGTGTTTGCGGTGCCTTGCGGCAATTTAGTCCCGTAATACGTATAATGGGCATGGCAACGGCCAGACGACAACATTGTGCTGCAGGAGTCCCCAGGTGACTGGCCGGGAGAATCATGtagctcttttttttttgcatatatTCCGCTTTGCAACAATTTGTGCATGTCAAGCCAATCGAGTGGCGGCCGGCAGGAGGCAGAAGGTAGAAGGTAGAAGGCAGAAGGCAGGCAGAAGGACCTGTATACGCACTTCAAATGCCGCATACGTCGTGTGACAccggctctggctgtggctctgactctggctccGGCGTGAAACTTGTCAGGGTGTTGCACTGGAAACGTGATGTTTAATTAATGCACAACGGAATGAAGGGGAGAAGGATGCAGACAACATCAAATGGAGGATGCTGGATAACAGAGATGGGGTTCATGGGGTTGAGGGTTGTGGGTTGAGTCGCCGTACGAGTTAAACAGTTTTTGTAGAGCTATTAGCAGCCGACTAATGGAGGCTGATGACTATGAGAATGCACTGGCTGCCTGGCTGGGAATGTAGTTAGGCGCGAGATTGAGTGCAATGATgaggatgctgctgctgctgtttctcataatgatgatgatgatgatgatgagcaGCTTATGCAATTAGTAAAGTGCTAGAACAAGAACAGCCAGGGGATAATAGACGCCCCAAACGCCAGACACGATGTGACAATTAGATAGGCGTTTGGGGCTGGTAGATTTTTTTAGAGTGAGAATCATCAGTGATTCCATGTGAATTCGATCGATGAAGAGCTCTTCGCGGAGTCCCATCGATTCCACAACTTTAATTTGAAGCTTTTTTTGAATCTTAGTCCCAAATCTAATCAAAAGGAAGCTTAACGTAATGGTAGCCCAAGCAATCTCCATATATTCATATCCGTATTCAAATATCGAATAAATGATCTCCAAAGAATTCCATCGATTGAAAGGAATCTTCTTTAAGTGATCACCCATCCAAATGATTGAAATATCAATCAACCACCCATCCTACAAATCAAATCTTCTATGGGTTCTCCCGCCTCTGGGCTGTGGCTTACCTGACGATCGGCTGATCCTTGATTGTGACTGTGACGGCGGctgcggcggctgctgctgccgtctcCGCTAGCTTGGGTGGACTGCTGACCAGTGGAGGACTGCAGACGCGCGGCGGCGTTGTGATCCTTGGCGGACTGTGCATTTGGCGGGCCTGCTCCGGCGGCGGACTGCGCATCAGTGGCGGCGAGGGCATGACCGGAGCCCCCTCGCCCACGGGCGGGCTCTGGACACGCTGGGAGCTGGACTTGATGGATGCCACGGGACTCTTGCCGGAGGATTGCGAGTGCGACTGGGAGTGTGATTGCGACTGCGACTTGATGGATGCCTGCGACTTGATGGATGCCTGCGACTTGAGGGATGCCTGTGGCGAGAGGACGCCCGCTGCAGTGGCGGAGCGCTGGCTGCCGGTGCGGCTGGGACCGCGACTCTCCGAGAGCTTGGGAGAGCCGCTGCCAGGAGCGGAATTGGCTGCCATGGCCGCTATGGCCCCGCTGGTGGACATGATGCCGCCGCTGGCGATGCTCGCGGCTCGTGGGGAGCTGATGCTGTCGGCGTGTCCCTCCTCCCTGTCCACGGATAGGGGATCCTCGTCGTCTTCCTGGGTAATGGGCTCCTCGGAGCGCTCTGGCTCCTCCATGTCCATGCTCAGGGGCGGCGGAGGAATGAAGAGCCCACGTCCTGCTCCTCCGCCCACGCTGTCCTCATCCAACTCCGCAAAGTGCTCTGGCGGTGGGGCAATGATCGAGGAGGCCGAGTACCCGTTGCTCGGTGGAGTGGTAATGGTGGTCGACTCATCCTCGTTGTCCAGCGACCGGCTGTAATCCCTGCCGCTTACGggctctggttctggttctagCTCCTCCTTgggctcctgctcctgctctggctcctcctcctcttgcGTTtcgggctctggctctggttctggctctggCAGAGATCGTGGATTTGGGGAATTGGGCTGTGATTCTTGGTCGCTCTCGGAGGAGGGCGTCAGTGGTGGTATCTGACTGATGTGCTGCGCCGGTGGCGACACCATTCGCGTGAGATTAAGCTCCGGGCAGGGCGGTGGCGTCACCGGTGGCGAGGGTGAGTTCGAGGGGGATTTGGTCAGGGGCGGGGTGACGTTGCCCTGGACATACGACAGATTTGAGGGCAGTGGCGGCAATGGTGGTGGCGGTGTGGACTtgtcctcatcatcatcatcttcctCATCCTCCTCTTCCTCAGCCTCCTCATCTGCTGCGGCACCATCAGCCCCATCCCTAGGCTCCTCTGTcatggggggaggggggatgagCATCGGCGGCACTGCTGCCGCCTCCTCCGCATCGTCCGTCTCCTCGCCATCGTCGTCTACGTCCGTCCGCAGGCCGGCATCCTCCATGGGGGAAAGGGGCGGCGGCGGAATGAGCTCAAGCTCCAGCACCGAATTGATGGGCGATCCTGGCGGCGAGGTGGCGTCCAGACTCATCTCCATATCGAGGCTCAAGTCCAGGCTGAGCTGCGGCTCCGCCTGCGGATGACCGATCATCGGCGGCGGTGTGGGCGTCGGCGGCATGTCCTCCGCCTCCGTCAGCGTGGGCAGCGGCTGACCGAGCAGCGGCGCCAGCGGCGGTGGTGGCGGTGCCACCAGCAGGAGCATCTCCTCGCTGAGTGAGACTGTTGGGAGGGGCGGCGGTGGCAGTGGTGCATCCCCCGCTGTGgtgatgctggtgctggtgcttgTGCTGGCGGCGGCCGTGGTGGTCGCGTTGGTGTCCACCTCCTCGATGTCCGAGTCGATGCCCTGAGCGAAATCCATGTAGAAATTGTCCCGCGAATCACTGGAGCCACGTCGCAGCTTCAGCGACAGATCCGGCGAGCTATCCAtatctctcactctctctttaGTTTTACTATGGGGTTTCGTGCtgcttttttctttttgttcttttttcaGGGGAAATACCTTCACACTCACGGCTCACATCGGTGGCGCACTCTGTTGCCTGGGCGCAGCGactgttgctgtttttttcttgcttttcttttcttttgttctGTTTTTGCTAGTTTGCTGTTTTTCTGGTCACTCGTTTTCACTCCATTTCACTGCACGCACATTGTGTGTGTATCCCTGGAatgcacacacaaacacaaacatcAGGAAGAGTGTCAGGaagctcacacacacacacacacacacacacacacacacacccataccCATACAGAAAGAAAAAGCCAGCAGTCAGCATCCTCGCTCTCTCACTCCAAAGCTTGCAAATTCCACTTCCACTCTCACTCCCCATACCCACTCCAACTCCCACTCATGCTTTTACTTCCACTCCTGCTCTCTTTTCCAATCAAAAGCCCGGCTTCTGCTTTCACCACTGCTTGCATGCATATACCGATTTTCTACTCATTCTACTGCTTGCACTCTGCACCATGTCTCTTCCTTTTACAACTGCTTCCACTCACACTCTAGTTTCTTGTACTGCTTCTTCTACTGCTTGCACTGCTGCTCCACTAAATCTCCGGCTTTTATTAATGCTTTCACTCCAGCTTCCAATATTACTCCCACTCTCTTTTTTCTCACTCcatctctctccctttctctgtctctctctttagCTGTGTCGAGGGCGGCATGGGGCGTGGCATTGCATTTTGCTGCGCATTTGACTTTTTACGCAACAAAtcctacacacacacgcatacatatgtacgaagTCCTGCAACAGTGCCTGCTTTACAGATGTGTGCGTGTAAGTGCGTAGTTTGATCAACCACCGCCAGGGGGATGGAGGCGGAGAGAGCATTAATTTGGAAGGGGTTGGAGGGGCacgagcaggagcaggaacaggaacagCAACGGGAGAAAGaccaggaggagcaggagcaggccaAACGGTTATCTGGAAAAGTTGTTGCTCTATTTCTCTATTTTCTttctgtttgttgttgctgttgctgttgtttgtttgtttgtttggtgGGAATCTCCGCTGCggggttgtgtgtgtgtgttcggaATGAACTTCGGAATATCATGTACATATgaggctgtgtgtgtgtgtgtgtgcaaccCCTCAAAAAAGaggatacggatacggatactGCGTATGCTTTTGTAGGGCAGGGATTTTTttgcaaacaacaaaaaccaatGAGACTCATTTGCGGCACAGAAAAAaacaagcaaaaaaaaacacccacacacatacacactgAAGACCGTTAAGAGGGACTGTTAGAAAGCCCATATACTCCTCTTGGAGGGGAACCGTGAAGAATCCCTTGGATGGCAGTACATACTGGATGGAAGCCCTTTAAAAGCCATACACACACTctttacacacacacgcacgcacactcCCGTAAAACCGGATGAATACAGTTCAAATTGCTGCATACCGTTACTCCTGTTCATAGGAGAGAGTACCGTACCGTACCCCTTTGTACCGCCAGATGGACACCAATCTGATCTGTTCTGTTCTGACAAATTAAGGAATTTATATGCTTTTTTGCCAATAGACAGACCGTTAGACGTTAGACGCCTTTCCCTCTTCCAGGATCTTCTCCTCCTTTTTTTACACTGCACTCTGCACTTCGCACTGCATTGCGGTTCGGTTCCTTCGCATGAGTCGCGAGACTCGGTCTCAGTTATGGTTTCTGTTTCGCTGTCGGTTTccgtttcggtttcggtttcggtccGGGGCATATACAAACGGGCTTTACGGGGCCACACCACACACAACCAACACACCCAACACACTCAAACACTCACACACTCTGGACAAAAACACACACTTACACGGAGCGCCTGTCGCAGTAGTCGACTCCTGCTGCGGCGGCACTTAATTCTAGAATGAAACGCCATCGGTTCGGGGCGGCAGTACGAAGCCAAAGCTGCGCCATTAGACGACGACAACAACGGCTACAGCCCCACAGTACCCACAGCACAGCCTCTCCTCTGGTATCAAAgagagtgtgagagagagagagagagagagagcagggCAGCGAGAGCGCAGCTGCTGGAGAAGAGAACAAAGCAAAAGCAGTGCACAGACATATGTAGGACAGAGGAGAGGGGGAACGAACGGTGGTTGTCAAACACAATTGAACCGAGCCGGGATTCATAACTACGCACTTGACCGTGTTACGCTCCGTACTTGTGAGAGCTGGCATCGTATCGTATCCTATTTGAAGCCTGAAGGCTTATGGATAATGTGTGTCATGCCTTTAAGCACTATCCCTACCATTCCTTGATATAATAAACAATTGCTAAGATATTGTATTTCAATAATGCAAAACAGATTATACATTTTTAGATCTCTCTATCCCATTGTGCTCTGAAGGGTGGACGTGCTATGGAGCGGCGCGGGGGGGATCTGTGAGCGTGTGAAAAGTGTCACTACGTTGTGATGCCTCAATTGTGACTCGTTTGTGGAGCATCGAGAGCAATAGAACCCGAACGAGCCGAACCGGTAACAACAGAAGTGCGCAGCACCCCCCCAACATGGCATCCCCAATCCCAATCGCGTTCTCATCTGCGTGTTGCCCTGGGATACCACTCTGGCTGTGCTGGAATGTCGCTTACATCAAGGGAATTAGAGAGATGAAACAAAAGCGAAAGAGAGACAGGTGGCGAGAGTAGAAGGGGTTCTGGTGTCAGTGCGTCTCATTGTTGGGCCTCGGAGCCTGCGTAATGAGGAAAACGAATGAGGAAATTCAGCCAGGACTGTCAACTGTGTTGAAACGAATCGGAACTGCCATTTTGTGGAGGAATTCTTCCTGTTATTAAACCATAAGAAATGAACAAAACCTTTTTCACCCCTCTAGCTAGTTGGCTCTTTTTGTACGCTTTTACTTAACACCTTGGAGTATTTGAGGGGTTCATAAGAATTTGGTACCTATTGACATTAATTTACAATCATAAATAGGGTTCTCTTTGGCATATACCAGATATGTACTGCACTTTCATACtttcaaatttaaaatcaaactAACAAAGCAGTTCCGAACGCAGTGCACTGCTTGCATGCAGTGGCAGGCGAAGGAGTGAACAGCGTGTAGTAAACTGCTTGCATACAGTGGCGGGCGAAAGAGTGCCCACAGCGAGCAGCCCACTCCAGATAAAGATTCCAATTCATGCGAAATTCTACCCGCAGCTGATGATTGGGGAGGGGAGGTTCTTATCTCACAAATATAATGCAGATAAGTAAGGGCGCTagtaaaaaatattttattgcTTGACGcacacaaagagcgaaaatgtAATATTAAAAGTCCTAAACAGGGAATCGTGGAATCATATCAGAACAATTTTTAATGGTTAATCCAGGTATTGGGGTTAATAGGGGGATTACAACAAATAAAGATCATCGGGGACCACTTAAACAGACGATAATTTGGTAACATAATCATACATATATAagtaattatatatatatctatatagtatatacaGACAAACATCGGCTTCAGATCTACTGGTACATTACATATTATCACAATGGACGGCGATGGGCGGACCCCCGCCTCCCGCAGCTCCTAGATGCCGCAGCAGGAACGCTGGCCGGTTCCAGTGTCGTCACCGTTGCCCTCCTCTCCTTCCGACACACTCACGGCGTCGCTCGCATCTAACCGCAGGAGGTTCGGGGGCTCAGCGTCCCGCTCCCGCTGGCATAGATGCTCCAACATCAGCTGGGTGAGCAGCTCGAAGATCTCGGCCACGCCCTCGTTTTCCTTGGCTGACGCCTCTAGGTACTGGGCGCCCACCGTCTGGGCGTACTGGCGGGCGTCCTCGTAACCGATGGCCCGCTGCTCCTCCAGATCAGTCTTGTTGCCCACGATGATGAGGGAGATCTCGGTGCCGCGCATCTGTTTCAGCTCGCGCACCCACGACTTGACCTTCTGGAAGGAGTCCTGGTCGGTGATGTCGTACACCAGCAGCGCTCCGTCCGAGCCACGGTAGTAGATGGGGCCCAGCGCATGGAAGCGCTCCTGCCCGGCAGTGTCCCAGATGTTCAGTTGGGCCCGCCGCTCATCGGGCAGCGTCACCTTCTTGGTCACGAACGATGCCTGCAGAGTGCTCAGGTGCTGGGGGTTAAACTTGTCCTCCATGTAGCGCAGCACCAGCGACGTCTTGCCCACGCAGCCTGCAAGAATCGTAATCGTAGTCGCATCGAATGGATTTCAGGACTCACCTTCGCCCAGCAGCACCGCCTTGAAGTTCAGGGTGGGACCGCTCCTGCTCCTACGCGAGCTCATTGTTCTCCGCTTAATTAACCAACTTTtactggcttattttaaacttttaattttgttttggtCATGGAGGATCCATAAAATGAGACGTCACTCTGATTTTCTTGCCACCATGTCTAGCTCACACACCTTGCAAATTGTACACTTTTCATAGTATTTTCTAGTACATTCCAGTGTATTTTAAGACGCGTTGTGGACCACCCTCTTGTCGAATGCACCAATGTAGAAATACCACTTAGAGCAGGGTGACCGTTTACGGTATTTTTAATACTTTCCGGTATTTTTTGGCGTCCAAAATGAGCCGACGGTATATTTTcggtatatcggtatatttcggtatattaaGCAATTTTTCGGTATATAAAAATGACAAAAATGTTTGCAAAATGTTTGCAAAATGTTATTAGATTATTAAATGAAATGAATGAAACAATTATTTCGAATAGCCCAATCAAGTAGGAAATAGATTCaccaatcgtataaaattatgtgggcatggctaaatgttctatatagctagtaatattcgacggaagatcaaaaacgaggaatatgatacattttcggtattttttagAGTGGGACCGTATATTTTATTGGGACTTTCTCTCTATTTTGTGATGGGATATCCTCTCTTCGTGGAGGGATTTTTCCCCGCCACAATGTCCTTTTTCTCTCAACAATGTCCCTTACATTCCATACTCACTTACTACTCACTTACGTTTTCTTACGTTTTATGTTGCTGGCAGCATTAATTTGTATGGGCCAGACTCATGTGCCGTGAAATCGAGCAGCACTGTTCCACAACATTGCGCGGATTGAGCAACATTTTGCATACCctgggaaatggatgttatggaactgagaaaatgtttgtcatcccaggcaaaaacaatttattttcaatatactttaatattattcaatattatttaatattattttcaatatttcaatGATATTTTAAAGCTTATTGTCTTCTTGTAGGGACCATgaataggtatcaggatcgagatatacatatatacaaaacactcatcatatacatgaatatgtctaaaaaatgtcaatttgagaaaaggtctttattagTTACGTTTTATCTGCAtatcaatatatatactttcATACAAAAATcacaaaatagggtatacaaaggcctagactacggcttacacgcaatatagcgactcttttttttttttgaactttttcgtttaaacctttttttacaatgaatacaataaaagcaaggataaaaactatccaatcttgtagaaaatttattcatcaatgggataaaactatgtgggcattgctgagatatttagttagtcagcattattcaatggaatatcaaaattgagcaattccctttttcgtttgttttgattgacctatttcgctatttgttttttgtttgacttatttcgctaaaacctctttttCGCGAAATGCAATAAATGCAAGTATTAAGAATACAccagttaaatagaaaattgatttatcaatcgtataaaattctgatggcatggctaaatgttctatatagctagtaatattcgtcggaatatcaaaaacgaggaatatgtaaaataaaagttaaattcgtcagtatatttacggtatatttttgaaatgaggcggtatattttggtatatttctgagttTTAGCTTATCGATATGTCCGATAACATTGGTTTCTAAGGGTCGGCCACATTAAAAACTagccaaaaaataaataaataaataacaagTAAATAAGGTAATTATTGCTGTCTGAGGTGATAAAGGGGCCGGATAATCATAAAACTAAAAtgctttgttttttctttctttttgctaTTGCGTTCCCACACACATCgctcccactctctctctctctcttcccccCTCCCTCCATCAACTTTTCTACCAATCAATCATCGAATGTGaaaattttgatgccgtttAAGCCTGGCTTATTACGTATCCGTCTCTCCCATGCGATCATTGCAGCGCCATGGATCTGGTGGACATTGATCAGGTCTTGGATAACCTGGAATTACGCATTGCCGCCGACGAGCAGGAGAGCAGgaatgcagcagcagcggcagcagcagcagcatcagctgcagcagcggcGTCAGTGGCAGCTGCAACGGTAGACTCTACGCCCACGCGCCCACTAGGAGACGGAGCCAGTGCTTCCAATGAGGGTGGAACAGCTGTTCGTCGGAAAACTACATCTGGACACCGGCGTCTTCAGGATTCTGGCGTTTGGTGCGATGGAAAGACCGACAAGGTCGCGTGTGCCGTGGGGAATGGGGCCTGCTTCACCTCTGCCTGTACCGGCAGTCGGGGTCGCCTGCCTGGATGGCAGCAGTCGGCGCGTACTCTTGTGGAAGAAGGTGGAGAAGCCGCGTACCCTGGTCTTCGAGCCGCGTCGCGGCTACATATACTGGACAGAGTCGCCCTCGGACTCCATACGCCGCGCCACGATGGACGGATCCGAGCTGCAATCATGGCCGGGAGCTCATATTCGACCAGGAGACGAGACGCCTCTACTGGATGGCAAGAAGCGTCGGATACTGGTTGCCAGCTAGGACTACGTGTACTGGAGCGACTGGAGCACCGCAGACATTTATCAAGACGGgccagccgcagccgcagcctcGCCAAAAACGTGCCCTGCATCCCCCCCAGCTACGACAGACTGCCCAAATGTGCCGCTGCCGGTGTCCTGGCATGTCCATGAAAGCGAGGCGTCTGCTCTTCTCGACAGATGTCGGCAGCCATCAGGCCATCATTCGGGCCCGAGTCGATGGCAATGAGCGTGTGGAGCTGGAAGGAGTCACGGCGCTGGCCCTGGACTAACATATACCATGCGTATCGAAGTTATAGACATCGATGGAAAGAACAAGTAAGCAACGAATATGGGGATCCTTTAGACACAAGTGTAATCCCCTGCTCCCTTGTTTCGATGCACATCTCGCAGGTAATCAACATTGCCGCCTTGGGGTGAGGAATGGGTACGTACCATGCATATCCGGCAACCGGGCTGGGAAACTAATTCATAATTAATTATAGACACATTCGCGGCTAATGATGGTGGTGGCAGGACTGGGAGGACTGGCGCGTGGACCCGTTGTAAGTGCGCAATCAAAGTGGAGTAGAAATTGTGTAATTTTCCCCATTCATGACAATAAACCATTAATTTTAATCCCTTGCAGGAGTGCAGCGGTAGTGCGGCTCTTTCCATTAAAGTAATTGACAGAGATTTCTCCACAATGGCGGGTCAAAACTTGCTGCCCCGTCCCCGGGGTCGACTTAGGCAAGTGTTTGCGTTCCCAGGTAAACACTTGGGTGATTGGAGGATATTTCCACAGGTGGGTTGCTGTTGCGCCCTCCCGTTCCGATTTCGGTTCAGAGGCTCGGTGCTGCAGTTCGTTGATACTTTCATTTGCTCCGCAGCACTGGACGAACCATGAGGCAGCTGCTGATTCTGCTGAGGACGCTCCTCGTCCACGGATTCGTGGCCCTGTTCACCGTGCTCACCCGCGTGCTCCAGGCAGCCCTCAATCTGTGGCATTCGCTGGCCCTCTAATCATCTAATGGTCAGTGGAAGGAGACGCCAAAAAATGATTGCCCACCCTGGGTGCCTGGTGCCGATAAGGGCTGTCCGCCTACCTGCCGTTCAATGTGTGTTTTCTCCACTTATCGGCAAAGCAATCAATACTAATTACCTTATCGCCCTCGCACCTCGTCCGCGGGCGCGGTCGTCAGAAGGTAGGGGAATGACGATAATCGCGGTGGAGGAAGGCCTCGCATTATCTGAAGACCAGCTAATGCGAATTGCCAATGGCTGCTCGTTCAGGTCGGTTCTACAATGGGTGTCGGCGCCCGACccagctgctgttgctgcttttgTTGGCTGTCTTCCTCCTGGGCACTCTGCTAGTGCTGTACAAGCTCAACCACTCGCCGTTGATCCACCAGTATGACATTATGCAGGAGTACCTGGAGAGCAACCCCCAGAAGAGCTCTCGAACGCGCTCTATTCTGCTGTGGAGCAACTTCTTCGGGGATCCGCGTTGGGGCTTGCCAGCGGACTCGCTGGGGCCGCAGGAGCTGCGCGAGGACCTGCACTGTCCCGTGTATCAGTGCGAGGTGACCAACAGCCATGACTTCCTGCCCGCTCTGGATCTGTACGACGCCATTGTGTTCCACATGGCCGAGCATTTCCCCTTTCTGCAGCCAATGCCCGCGAGCCGCAGTCCGCACCAGGCCTATGTGTTCGCCCTGATGGAGTCGGCTGGCGAGACCAAGCACCGGCTGAGCGACGAGCGGGATTTCTATAACCTCACCATGACCAATCGCCTTGACTCGGACGTGGTGTGGCCCTATGGCCAGCTGCAGGACATGGAAACGGGTGCCGTGGTGGCCCCCAGTGCCCAGCCCCACTGGCGCCAGCCGCCCACAAAAGGTACCTGGAATGACACCCGGGCAGAGGGACTGTGGCAGAGCAAGACCAAGATGGCAGCGTGGTTCGTGTCCCACTGCCAGACGCTGTCTCGGCGCGAGAACCTCACGGCGGCCCTGCAGGAGCATTTCGAGGTGGACGTATACGGCAAGTGCGGACCCCTTAGGTGAGTCACCATCTTCCCCATGCCCCTATGCCAT
The Drosophila miranda strain MSH22 chromosome XL, D.miranda_PacBio2.1, whole genome shotgun sequence genome window above contains:
- the LOC108164997 gene encoding ras-related protein Rab-21, whose protein sequence is MSSRRSRSGPTLNFKAVLLGEGCVGKTSLVLRYMEDKFNPQHLSTLQASFVTKKVTLPDERRAQLNIWDTAGQERFHALGPIYYRGSDGALLVYDITDQDSFQKVKSWVRELKQMRGTEISLIIVGNKTDLEEQRAIGYEDARQYAQTVGAQYLEASAKENEGVAEIFELLTQLMLEHLCQRERDAEPPNLLRLDASDAVSVSEGEEGNGDDTGTGQRSCCGI
- the LOC108160362 gene encoding alpha-(1,3)-fucosyltransferase C, encoding MAARSGRFYNGCRRPTQLLLLLLLAVFLLGTLLVLYKLNHSPLIHQYDIMQEYLESNPQKSSRTRSILLWSNFFGDPRWGLPADSLGPQELREDLHCPVYQCEVTNSHDFLPALDLYDAIVFHMAEHFPFLQPMPASRSPHQAYVFALMESAGETKHRLSDERDFYNLTMTNRLDSDVVWPYGQLQDMETGAVVAPSAQPHWRQPPTKGTWNDTRAEGLWQSKTKMAAWFVSHCQTLSRRENLTAALQEHFEVDVYGKCGPLSCDRGDPHCDEMLDTDYMFYLAFENSLCEDYVTEKLFGVLERHIIPVVFGGADYTRFLPPHSYIDANRFDSALELAEHMRFVAGDLEEYTSYFWWRQHYRLVTVSPFCDLCARLHSSAQRHRSQVYGDIESWWFNSCRFKANIRF